In Plasmodium reichenowi strain SY57 chromosome 1, whole genome shotgun sequence, the following are encoded in one genomic region:
- a CDS encoding hypothetical protein (conserved Plasmodium protein, unknown function), whose protein sequence is MSSNKENKRISKKSFDKNNDNGIPKYMCTKKNNLNSFKSEEYNIKENISYDDIISINLNKKNKTKSYTDNLLIENNNKKKNYNTKNNINIKNKICKNINKTIEENNHTCNNRAYTDSYYNNKNMRSNLYNSKYINTDINNNLYKDKISSDIYKDKILSDIYTKENMNCDNLYNNENKTKKKTFLVNQAVFFTPKKSVLNSSNEKKDTDEYKKSQNVNHDNISIDNMNNHSLYNKSYETNSLKSIIINNNSNNYLNNIEEKRKRNGTFGIQTILKRKENVLLDSKNINNVNITKDTKETRSNNMNSMNNMNSMNNMNSMNNMNSMNRRKHLTCEDKEEIEIHTIIESDAEKDSDKENIDVGMKRKGGNSYNINKYNKMINIKTDMNPYHHSSRSEHNFDIYNENKTINFLHVNKLNNTNNEENDINSNTKKLDYLNLCNYSTEKKTDMLNLFQELLSYCECLKRNRKKSSYEIQKIRVSYNKVSDLLKETLKREQNSHIKIEELRNIIINYNEKFDRIKNNSEGTITNLSKNVQTLIELNNNLENEMNKMIDENVHLRKIAQNELLLNKEINDLRKQLEILSNEKVLLIDQIDSLRLENSKIENEKNVLLSDKTVLNCKIDVLENQIKNNMHTLKKNLSEQIENSPFCVHTDKEINEHINNYLNLNHDDRTELFKNFLYQWRETNKAGQKFYDQAFCN, encoded by the coding sequence atgagTAGTAacaaagaaaataaaagaataagTAAAAAGAGCTTcgataaaaataatgataatggAATCCCCAAGTACATGtgtacaaaaaaaaataatttaaatagTTTTAAATCcgaagaatataatataaaagagaatatatcatatgatgatataataagcataaatttaaataaaaaaaataaaacaaaaagtTATACTGATAATTTACtaatagaaaataataataaaaaaaaaaattataatactaaaaataatataaatataaaaaataagatatgtaaaaatattaataaaacgattgaagaaaataatcACACATGTAATAATAGAGCATATACAGATagttattataataacaaaaatatgaggagtaatttgtataatagtaaatatattaacacagatataaataataatttatacaAGGACAAAATCTCTAGTGATATTTATAAGGACAAAATATTGAGTGATATATATACgaaagaaaatatgaattGTGATAACCTTTATAATAACGAAAATaaaacaaagaaaaaaacatttttgGTTAATCAAGCAGTTTTCTTTACTCCTAAAAAAAGTGTACTTAATTCAAGcaatgaaaaaaaagatactgatgaatataaaaagtcACAAAATGTGAATCATGATAATATATCGATcgataatatgaataatcATTCGTTATACAACAAATCGTATGAAACAAATAGTCTTaaaagtattattattaataataatagtaataattatttaaataatattgaggagaagagaaaaagaaatggAACTTTTGGTATTCAAACAATTTTAAAGAGGAAAGAAAATGTATTACTTGATAGTAagaatattaataatgtaaatataacTAAGGATACGAAAGAGACAAGgagtaataatatgaatagtatgaataatatgaatagtatgaataatatgaatagtatgaataatatgaatagtATGAATAGACGTAAACACTTAACGTGTGAAGATAAAGAAGAAATCGAAATTCACACAATTATAGAATCAGATGCAGAAAAAGATAgtgataaagaaaatatagatGTAGGGATGAAACGAAAAGGTGGTAACagttataatattaataaatataataaaatgattaatataaaaaccGATATGAATCCATATCATCATAGTAGTCGTAGTGAACATAATTTTGACATATACAACgaaaataaaacaattaattttttgcatgttaataaattaaataatactAATAATGAAGAGAACGATATAAACAGTAATACAAAAAAACTagattatttaaatttatgtaattattcaacagaaaaaaaaacagatatgttaaatttatttcaaGAACTTTTAAGTTATTGTGAATGTTTAAAAAgaaacagaaaaaaaagtagTTATGAAATTCAAAAAATCAGGGTAAGTTATAACAAGGTGTCTGATTTATTGAAAGAAACATTAAAAAGAGAACAGAATAgtcatataaaaattgaggaattaagaaatataataattaactataatgaaaaatttgatagaataaaaaataattcagAAGGTACCATTACCAATTTAAGTAAAAATGTGCAAACATTAAtagaattaaataataatttagaaaacgaaatgaacaaaatgatTGATGAAAATGTACATCTTCGAAAAATTGCacaaaatgaattattactaaacaaagaaataaatgatTTAAGAAAACAATTAGAAATTTTAAGTAATGAAAAAGTATTACTTATTGATCAAATAGATTCTTTAAGATTAGAAAATTCaaaaatagaaaatgaaaaaaatgttctTTTAAGTGATAAAACTGTACTTAATTGTAAAATTGACGTATTAGAAAATCAaatcaaaaataatatgcacacacttaaaaaaaacttaTCTGAACAAATAGAAAATAGCCCCTTCTGTGTACATACagataaagaaattaatgagcacattaataattatttaaatttaaatcaTGATGATAGGACAGAACTTTTCAAAAATTTCTTGTATCAGTGGAGAGAAACAAATAAAGCTGGTCAAAAGTTTTATGACCAAGCATTTTGCAactga
- a CDS encoding UMP-CMP kinase, putative — protein sequence DCLREYLKKCEKNEVNTKHQEIVEDCINNGKIVPVDITLELMKIKMESEIAKRKKQEHNELSDQGEAGVEKKKDSFSFKKLDENANLKNINIEEYNNKLKYVNNIYENKEVLEILKNNKCEQKAKYKFIIDGFPRNYDNFNGWINIIGNYAYVHLCLFLYCDEEIMIERCMNRGLTCGRVDDNMDTLKKRFDTHNNDCIPIINLFLNENKCIFINANKNIQDVWSDIQYVFTNM from the exons gCGATTGTTTGAGGGAGtacttaaaaaaatgtgaaaaaaatgaagttAACACAAAACACCAGGAAATAGTTGAGGATTGTATAAACAACG GTAAAATCGTGCCTGTGGATATAACCCTAGAattgatgaaaataaaaatggaaaGCGAAATAGccaaaagaaaaaaacaagaaCATAATGAATTAAGTGACCAAGGTGAAGCAGGAGTAGAAAAGAAGAAAGACagtttttcttttaaaaaattggATGAAAATGcaaatttaaaaaatataaatatagaagaatataataataaattaaaatatgtaaataatatatatgaaaataaagaGGTCTtggaaatattaaaaaataataagtGTGAACAAAAAGCAAAgtataaatttataattgATGGATTTCCAAgaaattatgataattttaatGGATGGATTAATATAATAGGAAATTATGCATATGTAcatttatgtttatttttatattgtgATGAAGAGATAATGATAGAGAGATGTATGAATAGAGGATTAACTTGTG GAAGAGTAGATGATAATATGgatacattaaaaaaacGATTTGATACTCATAATAATGATTGTATTCctataataaatttatttttaaatgaaaacaaatgcatttttattaatgcaaataaaaatattcagGACGTTTGGAGTGATATTCAGTATGTTTTTACAAATATGTAA
- a CDS encoding hypothetical protein (conserved Plasmodium protein, unknown function) produces the protein MSDVIKLCEAEELKELFIKEYNEYLKLIKNVELYYEKLEINWKKFHLFYEQNKKDPFEYHKEKNKHNKIKKVQNKKKNINIHSDYQSIEKYFKMIQKKEIQNNCYYYKKFDYDKDSFILFTLKKNVTNAVELYININIEKLNKIKNYLLNYINDFCKRQINQIINLIILCEIKLNNLYISQKNHFINNNIKIKHIHLIKNIIHFNQQFIFEVTKNLIPFFTNFNIFSSPDYFNYQFNYFNNCVEIMGE, from the coding sequence ATGTCTGATGTTATTAAACTATGCGAAGCAgaagaattaaaagaattGTTTATCaaagaatataatgaatatttaaaattgATTAAGAATGTAGAATTGTATTATGAAAAGTTGGAAATAAACTGGAAAaaatttcatttattttatgaacAGAATAAAAAAGACCCTTTCGAATAtcataaagaaaaaaataaacataataagataaaaaaagtgcagaataaaaaaaagaatataaacATACATTCCGATTATCAATCcattgaaaaatattttaaaatgattcaaaaaaaagaaatacaaaataattgttattattataaaaaatttgatTATGACAAAgattcatttattttatttacattaaagaaaaatgttACCAATGCAGTggaattatatataaatatcaatatagaaaaattaaataaaattaaaaattatttattaaattatataaatgattttTGTAAAAGACAAATAAACCAAATAATTAATCTTATTATCTTATgtgaaataaaattaaataatttatatattagtcaaaaaaatcattttataaataataatataaaaatcaaACATATTCacttaataaaaaatattattcattttaatcaacaatttatttttgaagTTACTAAGAATTTAATACCATTCTTTACAAactttaatatattttcatcacctgattattttaattatcaatttaattatttcaATAATTGTGTAGAAATCATGGGAGAATAA